In Oncorhynchus keta strain PuntledgeMale-10-30-2019 unplaced genomic scaffold, Oket_V2 Un_contig_6620_pilon_pilon, whole genome shotgun sequence, a single genomic region encodes these proteins:
- the LOC118383754 gene encoding uncharacterized protein LOC118383754 isoform X15 has protein sequence MNCTHLVGLNQSLCFPRLGGSAQGRRWLRCGDTVLQRSWSCKVTQRERCGDTVLQRSWSCKVTQRERCGDTVLQRSWSCKVTQRERCGDTVLQRSWSCKVTQRERCGDTVLQRSWSCKVTQRERCGDTVLQRSWSCKVTQRERCGDTVLQRSWSCKVTQRERCGDTVLQRSWSCKVAQRERCGDTVLQRSWSCKVTQRERCGDTVLQRSWSCKVTQRERCGDTVLQRSWSCKVAQRERCGDTVLQRSWSCKVTQRERCGDTVLQRSWSCKVTQRERCGDTVLQRSWSCKVTQRERCGDTVLQRSWSCKVTQRERCGDTVLQRSWSCKVTQRERCGDTVLQRSWSCNVYRCQTPLHPKS, from the exons atgaattgcacccacctggtgggtctaaatcagtccctgtgTTTTCCACGTTTGGGAGGAAGTGCTCAGGGACGAAGGTGGCTCAGATGTGGGGATACAGTACTTCAGAGAAGTTGGAGTTGTAAGGTGActcagagggagagatgtggggaTACAGTACTTCAGAGAAGTTGGAGTTGTAAGGTGActcagagggagagatgtggggaTACAGTACTTCAGAGAAGTTGGAGTTGTAAGGTGActcagagggagagatgtggggaTACAGTACTTCAGAGAAGTTGGAGTTGTAAGGTGActcagagggagagatgtggggaTACAGTACTTCAGAGAAGTTGGAGTTGTAAGGTGActcagagggagagatgtggggaTACAGTACTTCAGAGAAG TTGGAGTTGTAAGGTGActcagagggagagatgtggggaTACAGTACTTCAGAGAAGTTGGAGTTGTAAGGTGActcagagggagagatgtggggaTACAGTACTTCAGAGAAGTTGGAGTTGTAAG GTGGctcagagggagagatgtggggaTACAGTACTTCAGAGAAGTTGGAGTTGTAAG GTGActcagagggagagatgtggggaTACAGTACTTCAGAGAAGTTGGAGTTGTAAGGTGActcagagggagagatgtggggaTACAGTACTTCAGAGAAGTTGGAGTTGTAAGGTGGctcagagggagagatgtggggaTACAGTACTTCAGAGAAGTTGGAGTTGTAAGGTGActcagagggagagatgtggggaTACAGTACTTCAGAGAAGTTGGAGTTGTAAGGTGActcagagggagagatgtggggaTACAGTACTTCAGAGAAGTTGGAGTTGTAAG GTGActcagagggagagatgtggggaTACAGTACTTCAGAGAAGTTGGAGTTGTAAGGTGActcagagggagagatgtggggaTACAGTACTTCAGAGAAGTTGGAGTTGTAAGGTGActcagagggagagatgtggggaTACAGTACTTCAGAGAAGTTGGAGTTGTAATGTCTACCGCTGTCAGACGCCTCTTCACCCAAAATCCTAA
- the LOC118383754 gene encoding uncharacterized protein LOC118383754 isoform X21 → MNCTHLVGLNQSLCFPRLGGSAQGRRWLRCGDTVLQRSWSCKVTQRERCGDTVLQRSWSCKVTQRERCGDTVLQRSWSCKVTQRERCGDTVLQRSWSCKVTQRERCGDTVLQRSWSCKVTQRERCGDTVLQRSWSCKVAQRERCGDTVLQRSWSCKVTQRERCGDTVLQRSWSCKVTQRERCGDTVLQRSWSCKVAQRERCGDTVLQRSWSCKVTQRERCGDTVLQRSWSCKVTQRERCGDTVLQRSWSCKVTQRERCGDTVLQRSWSCKVTQRERCGDTVLQRSWSCKVTQRERCGDTVLQRSWSCNVYRCQTPLHPKS, encoded by the exons atgaattgcacccacctggtgggtctaaatcagtccctgtgTTTTCCACGTTTGGGAGGAAGTGCTCAGGGACGAAGGTGGCTCAGATGTGGGGATACAGTACTTCAGAGAAGTTGGAGTTGTAAGGTGActcagagggagagatgtggggaTACAGTACTTCAGAGAAGTTGGAGTTGTAAGGTGActcagagggagagatgtggggaTACAGTACTTCAGAGAAGTTGGAGTTGTAAGGTGActcagagggagagatgtggggaTACAGTACTTCAGAGAAGTTGGAGTTGTAAGGTGActcagagggagagatgtggggaTACAGTACTTCAGAGAAGTTGGAGTTGTAAGGTGActcagagggagagatgtggggaTACAGTACTTCAGAGAAG TTGGAGTTGTAAGGTGGctcagagggagagatgtggggaTACAGTACTTCAGAGAAGTTGGAGTTGTAAG GTGActcagagggagagatgtggggaTACAGTACTTCAGAGAAGTTGGAGTTGTAAGGTGActcagagggagagatgtggggaTACAGTACTTCAGAGAAGTTGGAGTTGTAAGGTGGctcagagggagagatgtggggaTACAGTACTTCAGAGAAGTTGGAGTTGTAAGGTGActcagagggagagatgtggggaTACAGTACTTCAGAGAAGTTGGAGTTGTAAGGTGActcagagggagagatgtggggaTACAGTACTTCAGAGAAGTTGGAGTTGTAAG GTGActcagagggagagatgtggggaTACAGTACTTCAGAGAAGTTGGAGTTGTAAGGTGActcagagggagagatgtggggaTACAGTACTTCAGAGAAGTTGGAGTTGTAAGGTGActcagagggagagatgtggggaTACAGTACTTCAGAGAAGTTGGAGTTGTAATGTCTACCGCTGTCAGACGCCTCTTCACCCAAAATCCTAA
- the LOC118383754 gene encoding uncharacterized protein LOC118383754 isoform X23 yields the protein MNCTHLVGLNQSLCFPRLGGSAQGRRWLRCGDTVLQRSWSCKVTQRERCGDTVLQRSWSCKVTQRERCGDTVLQRSWSCKVTQRERCGDTVLQRSWSCKVTQRERCGDTVLQRSWSCKVTQRERCGDTVLQRSWSCKVTQRERCGDTVLQRSWSCKVTQRERCGDTVLQRSWSCKVTQRERCGDTVLQRSWSCKVAQRERCGDTVLQRSWSCKVTQRERCGDTVLQRSWSCKVTQRERCGDTVLQRSWSCKVTQRERCGDTVLQRSWSCKVTQRERCGDTVLQRSWSCKVTQRERCGDTVLQRSWSCNVYRCQTPLHPKS from the exons atgaattgcacccacctggtgggtctaaatcagtccctgtgTTTTCCACGTTTGGGAGGAAGTGCTCAGGGACGAAGGTGGCTCAGATGTGGGGATACAGTACTTCAGAGAAGTTGGAGTTGTAAGGTGActcagagggagagatgtggggaTACAGTACTTCAGAGAAGTTGGAGTTGTAAGGTGActcagagggagagatgtggggaTACAGTACTTCAGAGAAGTTGGAGTTGTAAGGTGActcagagggagagatgtggggaTACAGTACTTCAGAGAAGTTGGAGTTGTAAGGTGActcagagggagagatgtggggaTACAGTACTTCAGAGAAGTTGGAGTTGTAAG GTGActcagagggagagatgtggggaTACAGTACTTCAGAGAAGTTGGAGTTGTAAGGTGActcagagggagagatgtggggaTACAGTACTTCAGAGAAGTTGGAGTTGTAAG GTGActcagagggagagatgtggggaTACAGTACTTCAGAGAAGTTGGAGTTGTAAGGTGActcagagggagagatgtggggaTACAGTACTTCAGAGAAGTTGGAGTTGTAAGGTGGctcagagggagagatgtggggaTACAGTACTTCAGAGAAGTTGGAGTTGTAAGGTGActcagagggagagatgtggggaTACAGTACTTCAGAGAAGTTGGAGTTGTAAGGTGActcagagggagagatgtggggaTACAGTACTTCAGAGAAGTTGGAGTTGTAAG GTGActcagagggagagatgtggggaTACAGTACTTCAGAGAAGTTGGAGTTGTAAGGTGActcagagggagagatgtggggaTACAGTACTTCAGAGAAGTTGGAGTTGTAAGGTGActcagagggagagatgtggggaTACAGTACTTCAGAGAAGTTGGAGTTGTAATGTCTACCGCTGTCAGACGCCTCTTCACCCAAAATCCTAA
- the LOC118383754 gene encoding uncharacterized protein LOC118383754 isoform X26 has product MNCTHLVGLNQSLCFPRLGGSAQGRRWLRCGDTVLQRSWSCKVTQRERCGDTVLQRSWSCKVTQRERCGDTVLQRSWSCKVTQRERCGDTVLQRSWSCKVTQRERCGDTVLQRSWSCKVTQRERCGDTVLQRSWSCKVTQRERCGDTVLQRSWSCKVTQRERCGDTVLQRSWSCKVAQRERCGDTVLQRSWSCKVTQRERCGDTVLQRSWSCKVTQRERCGDTVLQRSWSCKVTQRERCGDTVLQRSWSCKVTQRERCGDTVLQRSWSCKVTQRERCGDTVLQRSWSCNVYRCQTPLHPKS; this is encoded by the exons atgaattgcacccacctggtgggtctaaatcagtccctgtgTTTTCCACGTTTGGGAGGAAGTGCTCAGGGACGAAGGTGGCTCAGATGTGGGGATACAGTACTTCAGAGAAGTTGGAGTTGTAAGGTGActcagagggagagatgtggggaTACAGTACTTCAGAGAAGTTGGAGTTGTAAGGTGActcagagggagagatgtggggaTACAGTACTTCAGAGAAGTTGGAGTTGTAAGGTGActcagagggagagatgtggggaTACAGTACTTCAGAGAAGTTGGAGTTGTAAGGTGActcagagggagagatgtggggaTACAGTACTTCAGAGAAGTTGGAGTTGTAAG GTGActcagagggagagatgtggggaTACAGTACTTCAGAGAAGTTGGAGTTGTAAG GTGActcagagggagagatgtggggaTACAGTACTTCAGAGAAGTTGGAGTTGTAAGGTGActcagagggagagatgtggggaTACAGTACTTCAGAGAAGTTGGAGTTGTAAGGTGGctcagagggagagatgtggggaTACAGTACTTCAGAGAAGTTGGAGTTGTAAGGTGActcagagggagagatgtggggaTACAGTACTTCAGAGAAGTTGGAGTTGTAAGGTGActcagagggagagatgtggggaTACAGTACTTCAGAGAAGTTGGAGTTGTAAG GTGActcagagggagagatgtggggaTACAGTACTTCAGAGAAGTTGGAGTTGTAAGGTGActcagagggagagatgtggggaTACAGTACTTCAGAGAAGTTGGAGTTGTAAGGTGActcagagggagagatgtggggaTACAGTACTTCAGAGAAGTTGGAGTTGTAATGTCTACCGCTGTCAGACGCCTCTTCACCCAAAATCCTAA
- the LOC118383754 gene encoding uncharacterized protein LOC118383754 isoform X25 — protein sequence MNCTHLVGLNQSLCFPRLGGSAQGRRWLRCGDTVLQRSWSCKVTQRERCGDTVLQRSWSCKVTQRERCGDTVLQRSWSCKVTQRERCGDTVLQRSWSCKVTQRERCGDTVLQRSWSCKVAQRERCGDTVLQRSWSCKVTQRERCGDTVLQRSWSCKVTQRERCGDTVLQRSWSCKVAQRERCGDTVLQRSWSCKVTQRERCGDTVLQRSWSCKVTQRERCGDTVLQRSWSCKVTQRERCGDTVLQRSWSCKVTQRERCGDTVLQRSWSCKVTQRERCGDTVLQRSWSCNVYRCQTPLHPKS from the exons atgaattgcacccacctggtgggtctaaatcagtccctgtgTTTTCCACGTTTGGGAGGAAGTGCTCAGGGACGAAGGTGGCTCAGATGTGGGGATACAGTACTTCAGAGAAGTTGGAGTTGTAAGGTGActcagagggagagatgtggggaTACAGTACTTCAGAGAAGTTGGAGTTGTAAGGTGActcagagggagagatgtggggaTACAGTACTTCAGAGAAGTTGGAGTTGTAAGGTGActcagagggagagatgtggggaTACAGTACTTCAGAGAAGTTGGAGTTGTAAGGTGActcagagggagagatgtggggaTACAGTACTTCAGAGAAGTTGGAGTTGTAAG GTGGctcagagggagagatgtggggaTACAGTACTTCAGAGAAGTTGGAGTTGTAAG GTGActcagagggagagatgtggggaTACAGTACTTCAGAGAAGTTGGAGTTGTAAGGTGActcagagggagagatgtggggaTACAGTACTTCAGAGAAGTTGGAGTTGTAAGGTGGctcagagggagagatgtggggaTACAGTACTTCAGAGAAGTTGGAGTTGTAAGGTGActcagagggagagatgtggggaTACAGTACTTCAGAGAAGTTGGAGTTGTAAGGTGActcagagggagagatgtggggaTACAGTACTTCAGAGAAGTTGGAGTTGTAAG GTGActcagagggagagatgtggggaTACAGTACTTCAGAGAAGTTGGAGTTGTAAGGTGActcagagggagagatgtggggaTACAGTACTTCAGAGAAGTTGGAGTTGTAAGGTGActcagagggagagatgtggggaTACAGTACTTCAGAGAAGTTGGAGTTGTAATGTCTACCGCTGTCAGACGCCTCTTCACCCAAAATCCTAA
- the LOC118383754 gene encoding uncharacterized protein LOC118383754 isoform X19, whose protein sequence is MNCTHLVGLNQSLCFPRLGGSAQGRRWLRCGDTVLQRSWSCKVTQRERCGDTVLQRSWSCKVTQRERCGDTVLQRSWSCKVTQRERCGDTVLQRSWSCKVTQRERCGDTVLQRSWSCKVTQRERCGDTVLQRSWSCKVTQRERCGDTVLQRSWSCKVAQRERCGDTVLQRSWSCKVTQRERCGDTVLQRSWSCKVTQRERCGDTVLQRSWSCKVAQRERCGDTVLQRSWSCKVTQRERCGDTVLQRSWSCKVTQRERCGDTVLQRSWSCKVTQRERCGDTVLQRSWSCKVTQRERCGDTVLQRSWSCKVTQRERCGDTVLQRSWSCNVYRCQTPLHPKS, encoded by the exons atgaattgcacccacctggtgggtctaaatcagtccctgtgTTTTCCACGTTTGGGAGGAAGTGCTCAGGGACGAAGGTGGCTCAGATGTGGGGATACAGTACTTCAGAGAAGTTGGAGTTGTAAGGTGActcagagggagagatgtggggaTACAGTACTTCAGAGAAGTTGGAGTTGTAAGGTGActcagagggagagatgtggggaTACAGTACTTCAGAGAAGTTGGAGTTGTAAGGTGActcagagggagagatgtggggaTACAGTACTTCAGAGAAGTTGGAGTTGTAAGGTGActcagagggagagatgtggggaTACAGTACTTCAGAGAAGTTGGAGTTGTAAG GTGActcagagggagagatgtggggaTACAGTACTTCAGAGAAGTTGGAGTTGTAAGGTGActcagagggagagatgtggggaTACAGTACTTCAGAGAAGTTGGAGTTGTAAG GTGGctcagagggagagatgtggggaTACAGTACTTCAGAGAAGTTGGAGTTGTAAG GTGActcagagggagagatgtggggaTACAGTACTTCAGAGAAGTTGGAGTTGTAAGGTGActcagagggagagatgtggggaTACAGTACTTCAGAGAAGTTGGAGTTGTAAGGTGGctcagagggagagatgtggggaTACAGTACTTCAGAGAAGTTGGAGTTGTAAGGTGActcagagggagagatgtggggaTACAGTACTTCAGAGAAGTTGGAGTTGTAAGGTGActcagagggagagatgtggggaTACAGTACTTCAGAGAAGTTGGAGTTGTAAG GTGActcagagggagagatgtggggaTACAGTACTTCAGAGAAGTTGGAGTTGTAAGGTGActcagagggagagatgtggggaTACAGTACTTCAGAGAAGTTGGAGTTGTAAGGTGActcagagggagagatgtggggaTACAGTACTTCAGAGAAGTTGGAGTTGTAATGTCTACCGCTGTCAGACGCCTCTTCACCCAAAATCCTAA
- the LOC118383754 gene encoding uncharacterized protein LOC118383754 isoform X16 codes for MNCTHLVGLNQSLCFPRLGGSAQGRRWLRCGDTVLQRSWSCKVTQRERCGDTVLQRSWSCKVTQRERCGDTVLQRSWSCKVTQRERCGDTVLQRSWSCKVTQRERCGDTVLQRSWSCKVTQRERCGDTVLQRSWSCKVTQRERCGDTVLQRSWSCKVTQRERCGDTVLQRSWSCKVTQRERCGDTVLQRSWSCKVTQRERCGDTVLQRSWSCKVTQRERCGDTVLQRSWSCKVAQRERCGDTVLQRSWSCKVTQRERCGDTVLQRSWSCKVTQRERCGDTVLQRSWSCKVTQRERCGDTVLQRSWSCKVTQRERCGDTVLQRSWSCKVTQRERCGDTVLQRSWSCNVYRCQTPLHPKS; via the exons atgaattgcacccacctggtgggtctaaatcagtccctgtgTTTTCCACGTTTGGGAGGAAGTGCTCAGGGACGAAGGTGGCTCAGATGTGGGGATACAGTACTTCAGAGAAGTTGGAGTTGTAAGGTGActcagagggagagatgtggggaTACAGTACTTCAGAGAAGTTGGAGTTGTAAGGTGActcagagggagagatgtggggaTACAGTACTTCAGAGAAGTTGGAGTTGTAAGGTGActcagagggagagatgtggggaTACAGTACTTCAGAGAAGTTGGAGTTGTAAGGTGActcagagggagagatgtggggaTACAGTACTTCAGAGAAGTTGGAGTTGTAAG GTGActcagagggagagatgtggggaTACAGTACTTCAGAGAAGTTGGAGTTGTAAGGTGActcagagggagagatgtggggaTACAGTACTTCAGAGAAGTTGGAGTTGTAAG GTGActcagagggagagatgtggggaTACAGTACTTCAGAGAAGTTGGAGTTGTAAGGTGActcagagggagagatgtggggaTACAGTACTTCAGAGAAGTTGGAGTTGTAAG GTGActcagagggagagatgtggggaTACAGTACTTCAGAGAAGTTGGAGTTGTAAGGTGActcagagggagagatgtggggaTACAGTACTTCAGAGAAGTTGGAGTTGTAAGGTGGctcagagggagagatgtggggaTACAGTACTTCAGAGAAGTTGGAGTTGTAAGGTGActcagagggagagatgtggggaTACAGTACTTCAGAGAAGTTGGAGTTGTAAGGTGActcagagggagagatgtggggaTACAGTACTTCAGAGAAGTTGGAGTTGTAAG GTGActcagagggagagatgtggggaTACAGTACTTCAGAGAAGTTGGAGTTGTAAGGTGActcagagggagagatgtggggaTACAGTACTTCAGAGAAGTTGGAGTTGTAAGGTGActcagagggagagatgtggggaTACAGTACTTCAGAGAAGTTGGAGTTGTAATGTCTACCGCTGTCAGACGCCTCTTCACCCAAAATCCTAA